One genomic region from Blastococcus sp. Marseille-P5729 encodes:
- a CDS encoding methyltransferase, whose amino-acid sequence MQRLQLLERTEDDRRARRRLGAALGNRLRAATTDPARMLPLWRTFSVGEPVRRAELATAMSTELVHDAFGTGVLVEVDVDGELPGTWVRAAVCIVPVAIAGEMIWVASDFPWFEDDPDAVHGPGAATQTLRGLLPTRSPRTLVDLASGSGALGVAIACATGADLVAADLNPRAAALSELTAALNGLALEAQVGDLTDAVTGRHDLIVCNPPFVLDRPADRTMFRDSEDPRGYAGLAHDLVPLLDEDGIGIYLTNWRYGPALPHPLTDLAEDLAALPACDVLVLERAVVTAHDYVRVWTDDDALAGEWEQALLAHRTTHVGTGAVLVRRLPDDEDDEATHVSTSTAYDLSLDGLAGLVTGWLAAQQAARALTSEDRLVAAPYVVEELDDQASVRATGGLALSVTGPAAQVRSTAVATLEALRSPGRLSDVLAAVPALGPSPRTAADLLRTLLRAGLVRLA is encoded by the coding sequence ATGCAGCGCCTGCAGCTTCTCGAGCGGACCGAAGATGACCGCCGCGCACGGCGTCGGCTGGGGGCCGCCCTTGGAAACCGGCTGCGTGCGGCCACGACCGACCCAGCACGAATGCTGCCGTTATGGCGGACGTTCTCGGTCGGTGAGCCGGTACGCCGCGCCGAGCTCGCGACCGCCATGTCGACCGAACTAGTGCACGACGCGTTCGGCACCGGGGTGCTGGTCGAGGTGGACGTCGACGGGGAGCTGCCGGGCACCTGGGTGCGCGCGGCGGTGTGCATCGTCCCGGTGGCGATCGCGGGCGAGATGATCTGGGTGGCCAGCGACTTCCCCTGGTTCGAAGACGATCCCGACGCGGTCCACGGACCGGGCGCGGCGACCCAGACGCTACGCGGCCTGCTGCCGACCCGCTCGCCGAGGACACTGGTCGATCTCGCAAGCGGGTCGGGCGCGCTCGGCGTGGCGATCGCATGCGCCACGGGCGCCGATCTGGTAGCGGCCGACCTCAACCCCCGAGCGGCCGCACTGAGCGAGCTGACGGCGGCACTCAACGGGCTCGCCCTGGAGGCTCAGGTCGGGGACCTGACGGACGCCGTCACCGGCCGGCACGATCTGATCGTCTGCAACCCGCCGTTCGTCCTGGACCGGCCTGCGGATCGAACGATGTTCCGCGACTCCGAGGACCCTCGGGGGTACGCGGGACTAGCGCACGACCTGGTCCCTCTCCTCGACGAGGACGGCATCGGCATCTACCTGACCAACTGGCGCTACGGACCGGCGCTACCCCACCCCCTCACCGACCTGGCCGAGGATCTTGCGGCGCTTCCCGCCTGCGACGTGCTGGTGCTGGAGCGCGCCGTCGTCACCGCGCACGACTACGTGCGGGTCTGGACCGACGACGACGCGCTGGCCGGTGAGTGGGAGCAGGCGCTCTTGGCTCATCGGACCACGCACGTCGGCACCGGTGCCGTACTGGTACGGCGGCTGCCGGACGACGAGGACGATGAAGCGACTCACGTCTCGACGAGCACGGCATACGACCTGTCCCTGGACGGGTTGGCCGGGCTCGTGACCGGATGGTTGGCCGCCCAGCAGGCCGCCCGTGCCCTCACCTCGGAGGATCGGCTCGTCGCGGCACCGTACGTCGTCGAGGAGCTCGACGACCAGGCGTCAGTACGGGCCACCGGCGGGCTGGCGCTGTCGGTCACCGGGCCGGCGGCGCAGGTGCGCTCCACCGCCGTCGCGACGCTGGAGGCCCTGCGCTCCCCCGGGCGGCTCAGCGACGTCCTCGCTGCGGTCCCGGCGCTCGGGCCGTCGCCTCGGACCGCTGCCGATCTGCTCCGCACACTGCTGCGCGCCGGGCTTGTGAGGCTGGCGTGA
- the sigB gene encoding RNA polymerase sigma factor SigB: MTATTTDNTNVEAEEKDLDQSHETLASTDLVRVYLTSIGKVKLLTAEQEVDLARRIEAGLYAEHLLADPRRRYGEKKRRDLRAVAVDGQAAKAHLLEANLRLVVSVAKRYTGHGLSFLDLIQEGNLGLVRAVEKFDYAKGFKFSTYATWWIRQAISRAMADSGRSIRLPVHLAEQVNRVIRTRRRMHQELGQEPTIEALAAELDLTPEKVTQLLEHSRDVMSLDQTVGTDEDAALGDFIEDTDSPDAEDVVSFDMMRQDVRKVVAGLDEREQALVARRFGLDGQKPYTLEQIGKEFGMSRERVRQIERQTMAKLRAPERSAGLREYLS, from the coding sequence TTGACTGCGACGACGACCGATAACACCAACGTCGAGGCTGAGGAGAAGGACCTCGACCAGTCTCATGAGACTCTTGCGTCGACCGACCTCGTGCGCGTCTACCTCACCTCCATCGGCAAGGTGAAGCTGCTCACTGCCGAGCAGGAGGTCGATCTGGCCCGCAGGATCGAGGCCGGTCTCTACGCCGAGCACCTGCTGGCCGACCCGCGGCGCCGGTACGGCGAGAAGAAGCGCCGCGACCTGCGCGCGGTAGCTGTCGACGGCCAGGCCGCCAAGGCCCACCTGCTGGAGGCCAACCTGCGGCTGGTTGTGTCCGTGGCAAAGCGCTACACCGGCCACGGCCTGTCGTTCCTGGACCTGATCCAGGAAGGCAACCTGGGCCTGGTTCGCGCGGTCGAGAAGTTCGACTACGCGAAGGGCTTCAAATTCTCCACCTACGCGACGTGGTGGATCCGGCAGGCGATCTCGCGCGCGATGGCCGACTCCGGCCGCTCGATCCGCCTGCCGGTGCACCTGGCCGAGCAGGTCAACCGGGTGATCCGTACGCGCCGCCGCATGCATCAGGAGCTCGGCCAGGAGCCGACGATCGAGGCACTTGCCGCAGAGCTGGACCTGACCCCCGAGAAGGTCACCCAGCTGTTGGAGCACAGCCGCGACGTCATGAGCCTCGACCAGACCGTCGGCACCGACGAGGACGCCGCGCTTGGCGATTTCATCGAAGACACCGACTCCCCCGACGCCGAGGACGTCGTGAGCTTCGACATGATGCGTCAAGACGTGCGCAAGGTCGTGGCCGGTCTCGACGAGCGGGAGCAGGCCTTGGTCGCGCGCCGGTTCGGTCTCGACGGCCAGAAGCCGTACACCCTGGAGCAGATCGGCAAGGAGTTCGGTATGTCCCGCGAGCGGGTGCGCCAGATCGAGCGCCAGACGATGGCCAAGCTGCGCGCGCCCGAGCGCTCCGCGGGCCTGCGGGAGTACCTCAGCTAG
- a CDS encoding VOC family protein, whose product MPRISFSSLYVNDQVRARNFYTDILGFDLKVDKPAGAGRWVSVVSDDDPDGVQLLLEPTYAAGREYYGALYRQGTPSTSFEVDDVDYEYERLTAEGVTFQSPPTDSGNTRSCVLDDTCGNWIQLVQRLED is encoded by the coding sequence GTGCCGAGGATCAGCTTCAGCAGCCTGTACGTCAACGACCAGGTGCGGGCCCGCAACTTCTATACCGACATCCTCGGGTTCGACCTGAAGGTCGACAAGCCCGCCGGCGCCGGCAGGTGGGTATCGGTCGTGAGCGACGACGACCCGGACGGCGTACAGCTGCTGCTTGAGCCGACCTACGCGGCGGGCCGCGAGTACTACGGCGCGCTCTACCGTCAGGGCACGCCCTCGACGTCGTTCGAGGTGGACGATGTCGACTACGAGTACGAGCGGCTCACGGCCGAGGGCGTCACCTTCCAGAGCCCTCCGACCGACTCCGGGAACACTCGCAGCTGCGTCCTCGACGACACCTGCGGAAACTGGATCCAGCTGGTCCAGCGCCTCGAGGACTAG
- a CDS encoding D-hexose-6-phosphate mutarotase, producing the protein MSDVRPRETTVGPHSYAVADYGAHVTRWAPGNFGELLYLSSTARFTEGQAIRGGVPICFPWFADGPAADRAPAHGFARRTRWRCRSYAVQETTGLLQAEYELRQDDLDDAGRESFPFAFTALYDVVLAPAHARFTLRVTNHDDRPFAVEAALHTYLRVGDIAAVRIDGLDGADYVDKTAGQVTRTQSGPVLLGEEVDRIYESTADVIVRDEDRGHVVRVRGLGAPHTVVWNPGQQKAEATADLGPGEWRQFVCVESAVTGDGAVTLSPGARHELEQQIFVTGA; encoded by the coding sequence ATGAGCGACGTACGACCGCGGGAGACGACCGTCGGCCCGCATAGCTACGCGGTGGCTGACTACGGCGCGCACGTGACACGCTGGGCGCCCGGGAATTTCGGGGAGCTGCTCTACCTCTCGAGCACCGCGCGTTTCACCGAAGGTCAGGCGATCCGCGGCGGCGTGCCGATCTGCTTTCCGTGGTTTGCAGACGGCCCCGCCGCAGACCGCGCGCCCGCCCACGGGTTCGCCCGCCGCACGCGCTGGCGATGCCGTTCATACGCCGTGCAGGAGACGACGGGCCTCCTGCAGGCCGAGTACGAGCTGCGTCAGGACGATCTGGACGACGCCGGGCGAGAGAGCTTCCCGTTCGCGTTCACCGCGCTCTACGACGTCGTCCTCGCGCCGGCGCACGCCCGGTTCACCCTGCGGGTGACCAACCACGACGACCGACCCTTCGCCGTCGAGGCTGCGCTACACACCTATCTGCGGGTCGGCGACATCGCCGCGGTGCGTATCGATGGACTGGACGGTGCCGACTACGTGGACAAGACCGCGGGGCAGGTGACTCGGACCCAGAGCGGGCCGGTCCTGCTGGGGGAGGAGGTGGATCGGATCTACGAGTCGACCGCCGACGTCATCGTGCGTGATGAGGATCGGGGACATGTCGTTCGGGTGCGGGGGCTCGGTGCGCCGCACACCGTGGTGTGGAATCCCGGCCAGCAGAAGGCTGAGGCCACAGCGGACCTGGGGCCGGGTGAGTGGCGGCAGTTCGTGTGCGTCGAGAGCGCGGTGACCGGAGATGGTGCCGTCACGCTGTCGCCGGGGGCGCGGCACGAGCTGGAGCAGCAGATCTTCGTCACGGGCGCCTGA
- a CDS encoding DUF3039 domain-containing protein, with protein sequence MTSPDLLERPDLKDADTSKDDEVFHYVRKNQIAESAVMGNMVVALCGETFPVTKSPKPGSPVCKDCKEIYNSLPKGGKD encoded by the coding sequence ATGACCAGCCCAGACCTGCTCGAGCGTCCGGACCTCAAGGACGCCGACACCTCGAAGGACGACGAGGTCTTCCACTACGTCCGCAAGAACCAGATCGCCGAGAGCGCAGTCATGGGCAACATGGTGGTCGCGTTGTGCGGCGAGACCTTCCCGGTGACCAAGTCGCCCAAGCCCGGCTCGCCGGTGTGCAAGGACTGCAAGGAGATCTACAACAGCCTTCCCAAGGGAGGCAAGGACTAG
- a CDS encoding cation diffusion facilitator family transporter has product MTNPHQTRPRNLTRYAWLSIAAALVTIGLKLSAYLLTDSVGLLSDAAESVVNLVAAVVALYALHIAAKPADKNHNFGHSKAEYFSAWVEGMMIVIAAGFIVYTAIGRLLNPREIDNVGIGLVISIVAAVVNGVVAVVLLRAGRRFRSQTLKADGQHLMTDVWTSAGVVVGVLLVALTGWPWLDPVIALAVGVNILVAGYKLVSESTDGLMDSSWSKEDNRELAGIVRAFRSHEVDIHALRTRLAGHHRYVEMHVLVPGEWSVWKGHDLIEEIEQTVQARFEDVEVMCHLEPIEDPRAYGDYPAEIQLQDAGPRTRYRHSEPPAIPEA; this is encoded by the coding sequence ATGACCAACCCACATCAAACCCGGCCCAGGAATCTGACCCGCTACGCCTGGCTGTCGATCGCCGCTGCCCTGGTCACGATCGGACTGAAGCTCAGTGCGTACCTGCTCACCGACTCCGTCGGCCTGCTGTCGGACGCCGCGGAATCGGTGGTGAACCTGGTCGCGGCCGTCGTAGCGCTCTACGCCCTGCACATCGCGGCCAAGCCGGCCGACAAGAACCACAACTTTGGGCACAGCAAGGCAGAGTACTTCTCCGCGTGGGTCGAGGGCATGATGATCGTCATCGCCGCCGGCTTCATCGTCTACACGGCGATCGGCCGGTTGCTCAACCCGCGGGAGATCGACAACGTCGGCATTGGCCTGGTCATCTCGATCGTCGCCGCGGTGGTCAACGGCGTCGTCGCTGTCGTCCTGCTCCGTGCCGGACGCCGATTCCGCTCGCAGACGCTGAAGGCCGACGGCCAGCACCTGATGACCGACGTATGGACCTCCGCGGGCGTCGTCGTCGGCGTCCTGCTCGTCGCGCTCACCGGATGGCCGTGGCTGGACCCCGTCATCGCGCTCGCCGTAGGCGTGAACATCCTCGTCGCCGGCTACAAACTGGTTTCCGAGTCGACCGACGGGCTGATGGACAGCTCGTGGTCGAAGGAGGATAACCGCGAGCTGGCCGGCATCGTGCGGGCGTTTCGCAGCCACGAGGTCGACATACACGCGCTTCGCACCCGCTTGGCCGGACATCACCGCTATGTGGAGATGCACGTCCTGGTACCCGGTGAGTGGTCGGTCTGGAAGGGCCACGACCTGATCGAAGAGATCGAGCAGACGGTCCAGGCCAGATTCGAGGACGTCGAGGTCATGTGCCACCTCGAGCCGATCGAGGATCCTCGCGCCTACGGCGACTACCCAGCCGAGATCCAGCTGCAGGACGCCGGTCCGCGCACCCGTTATCGGCATTCCGAGCCGCCGGCGATTCCGGAGGCATGA
- a CDS encoding DUF3099 domain-containing protein has product MMKRERPHLVTEAAVSPVEEHKRRQHRYLLTMIVRMVLLVVAVLVARANVPLGIVVGVLSAVLPGFAVVMANDGPPKSSKYYRRVVPTGAGERALPAPDGGAMGPRVITADAVIIDENGATLRAKE; this is encoded by the coding sequence ATGATGAAGCGCGAGCGGCCACACCTGGTGACGGAGGCCGCCGTCAGCCCGGTGGAGGAGCACAAGCGCCGCCAGCACAGGTACCTGCTGACCATGATCGTCCGAATGGTGTTGCTGGTGGTAGCGGTGCTCGTCGCCCGCGCCAACGTGCCGCTGGGCATCGTCGTCGGTGTCCTCAGCGCAGTGCTGCCCGGTTTCGCGGTCGTGATGGCCAACGACGGCCCGCCGAAGTCGTCGAAGTACTACCGTCGGGTGGTGCCCACCGGTGCGGGGGAGCGGGCGCTGCCGGCTCCGGACGGCGGGGCGATGGGCCCGCGCGTCATCACCGCCGACGCGGTGATCATCGACGAGAATGGCGCCACACTGCGCGCGAAGGAATGA
- a CDS encoding SRPBCC family protein — protein MTDDQKLVVERVIDQPAGVLFEILSNPERHKELDETGTVVSDHKSDRIQEVGQVFTMNMHADAMGGDYQTDNHVTGYEENKRLAWQTVPAGTEPAGWQWMWELEPQGSDSTLVRLTYDWSKVTDKKVLERVKFPLFPESMLEQSLSRLATAAGS, from the coding sequence ATGACTGACGACCAGAAGCTAGTGGTGGAGCGGGTCATCGACCAGCCCGCCGGAGTCCTGTTCGAGATCCTGTCCAATCCCGAGCGGCACAAGGAACTCGACGAGACCGGCACCGTCGTGTCCGACCACAAGAGCGATCGCATCCAAGAGGTCGGGCAGGTGTTCACGATGAACATGCACGCCGACGCGATGGGCGGGGACTACCAGACCGACAACCACGTGACCGGCTACGAGGAGAACAAGCGGCTGGCCTGGCAGACCGTTCCGGCCGGCACCGAGCCCGCCGGCTGGCAGTGGATGTGGGAGCTGGAGCCGCAGGGATCGGACTCGACCCTGGTCCGCCTGACATACGACTGGTCGAAGGTCACCGACAAGAAGGTGCTGGAGCGGGTCAAGTTCCCGTTGTTCCCGGAGTCGATGCTCGAGCAGAGCCTGTCCCGGCTCGCCACAGCGGCTGGCAGCTGA
- a CDS encoding 3-oxoacid CoA-transferase subunit A, protein MIDKRVGSLEEAVSGIRDGMSIMISGFGDAGIPVELVHAVLDMGAKDLTIITNNGGAGETDIAALIRENRVARLICSYPRSAGSHWFQQRWNEGTLELELTPQGTLSERMRAAGAGLGGFFTPTGADTELAVGKETRMIDGRLHVLEKPLPADIALIKAEQADRWGNLVYHLAARNFGPTMATAATTTIVQVREIVELGQLHPEHIITPGIFVDRVVEVANPS, encoded by the coding sequence GTGATCGACAAGCGCGTGGGATCGCTCGAGGAAGCGGTCAGCGGCATCCGCGACGGAATGAGCATCATGATCAGCGGCTTCGGGGATGCCGGCATCCCCGTCGAGTTGGTGCACGCCGTCCTCGACATGGGCGCCAAGGACCTCACGATCATCACCAATAACGGCGGAGCCGGCGAGACGGACATCGCGGCGTTGATCCGGGAGAACCGAGTCGCCCGCCTCATCTGCTCCTATCCCCGCTCCGCGGGTTCGCACTGGTTCCAGCAGCGCTGGAATGAAGGGACCCTCGAGCTCGAACTGACCCCCCAGGGCACCCTGAGCGAGCGCATGCGGGCCGCCGGTGCCGGGCTGGGCGGCTTCTTCACCCCCACAGGCGCGGATACCGAGCTCGCCGTCGGCAAGGAGACCCGGATGATCGACGGCCGGCTGCACGTGCTCGAGAAGCCGCTGCCGGCTGACATCGCACTGATCAAGGCAGAGCAGGCCGACCGGTGGGGCAACCTCGTCTACCACCTCGCCGCCCGCAACTTCGGGCCCACCATGGCCACGGCGGCGACCACCACCATCGTGCAGGTGCGCGAGATCGTCGAGCTCGGCCAGCTCCATCCCGAGCACATCATCACCCCCGGAATCTTCGTCGACCGAGTCGTGGAGGTGGCCAACCCGTCATGA
- a CDS encoding long-chain fatty acid--CoA ligase — MTLTTSTTTPESAPHLDWTALENRVPSVGHLFRDRVKDSPQREAYRYERDGEWKSLTWSETKDLAYSWAAGLIALGVGPQDRVAIASSTRFEWAIADLAVMCAGGATTTVYPTTIAGDVAYILGDSESKVVIAEDDEQIAKLREKRDELAGVVKVVTFDGTADGDWVITIEDLAALGRQQLEKDAGVVDSRIDALRPEDLATIIYTSGTTGRPKGVRLPHSAWTYAGSVTLASGLVNEDDLQYLWLPLAHVFGKVLLTLPLASGTPTAIDGRIDKIIDNLAVVKPTFMGAAPRIFEKAYARINQVFEAESGLKRKIIDWGTQVAHEADAQRQAGKQPGGLKYSLADKLVLSKVRERFGGRLRFMISGSAPLNVEINKWFGAMGLQILEGYGLTETSAIATLNLPGELVYGSVGKPTAGTAIKIAEDGEILIKGDQVMMGYHNKPDATSDALADDGWFHTGDIGHLSSTGHLFITDRKKELFKTSGGKFIAPAQIESRFKGICPLVSQFMVAGDAKNFATALVTLDPDAIAEWAKRNDMEGKSYAEIATSEKMRETIQKYVDELNSGLNRWETIKKFVILDRDLTVEDGDLTPSLKLKRRVVAKKYQAEIDALYKD; from the coding sequence GTGACGCTCACGACCTCCACCACCACTCCCGAGTCCGCCCCGCACCTCGACTGGACCGCGCTCGAAAACCGCGTGCCGTCTGTCGGCCACCTGTTCCGCGACCGTGTCAAGGACTCGCCGCAGCGCGAGGCCTACCGCTACGAGCGGGACGGCGAGTGGAAGAGTCTCACCTGGTCCGAGACGAAGGACCTGGCCTACTCCTGGGCCGCGGGCCTGATCGCCCTCGGCGTCGGGCCGCAGGACCGGGTCGCGATCGCGAGCTCGACCCGATTCGAGTGGGCCATCGCCGACCTGGCGGTGATGTGCGCGGGCGGGGCGACCACCACCGTCTACCCGACGACGATCGCCGGCGACGTCGCCTACATCCTGGGCGACTCCGAGAGCAAGGTGGTCATCGCCGAGGACGACGAGCAGATCGCCAAGTTGCGTGAGAAGCGCGACGAGCTGGCAGGCGTCGTCAAGGTCGTCACCTTCGACGGGACCGCCGACGGGGACTGGGTCATCACGATCGAGGATCTCGCCGCATTGGGACGCCAGCAGCTGGAGAAGGACGCCGGCGTCGTCGATTCGCGCATCGATGCGCTCCGGCCCGAGGATCTCGCGACGATCATCTACACCTCTGGAACGACCGGCCGCCCGAAAGGCGTGCGGCTGCCGCACTCGGCGTGGACCTACGCCGGCTCGGTCACTCTGGCCTCCGGCCTGGTGAACGAGGACGACCTGCAGTATCTTTGGTTGCCACTCGCGCACGTGTTCGGCAAGGTGCTGCTGACCCTGCCGCTAGCCTCCGGGACGCCGACCGCGATCGACGGACGGATCGACAAGATCATCGACAACCTCGCTGTCGTGAAGCCGACTTTCATGGGTGCGGCACCGCGCATCTTCGAGAAGGCCTACGCGCGCATCAATCAGGTGTTCGAGGCCGAGTCGGGGCTCAAGCGCAAGATCATCGACTGGGGCACCCAGGTGGCGCACGAGGCCGACGCGCAGCGACAGGCAGGCAAGCAGCCCGGCGGCCTGAAGTATTCGCTTGCCGACAAGCTGGTGCTGAGCAAGGTGCGCGAGCGGTTCGGCGGACGGCTGCGGTTCATGATCTCCGGCTCTGCCCCGTTGAACGTCGAGATCAACAAGTGGTTCGGCGCGATGGGCCTGCAGATCCTTGAGGGCTACGGGCTCACCGAGACCAGCGCGATCGCCACCCTGAACCTGCCGGGCGAACTGGTCTACGGAAGCGTCGGCAAGCCCACGGCCGGAACCGCGATCAAGATCGCCGAGGACGGCGAGATCCTGATCAAGGGCGACCAGGTGATGATGGGCTACCACAACAAGCCCGACGCCACCTCGGACGCGCTGGCCGACGATGGATGGTTCCACACCGGCGACATCGGCCACCTGAGCTCGACCGGTCACCTGTTCATCACCGACCGCAAGAAGGAGCTGTTCAAGACCTCCGGCGGGAAGTTCATCGCCCCGGCTCAGATCGAGTCGCGATTCAAGGGGATCTGCCCGCTGGTCAGCCAGTTCATGGTCGCGGGCGACGCCAAGAACTTCGCCACCGCACTGGTCACCCTCGATCCGGACGCGATCGCCGAGTGGGCCAAGCGCAACGACATGGAAGGCAAGTCGTACGCCGAGATCGCCACCAGCGAGAAGATGCGCGAGACCATCCAGAAGTACGTCGATGAGCTCAATTCCGGGCTGAACCGCTGGGAGACGATCAAGAAGTTCGTCATCCTCGACCGGGACCTGACGGTGGAGGACGGCGATCTGACCCCGAGCCTGAAGCTCAAGCGTCGGGTGGTGGCCAAGAAGTACCAGGCCGAGATCGACGCCCTATACAAGGACTAG
- a CDS encoding 3-oxoacid CoA-transferase subunit B: MSNGFTKEQIAARIGQDIPDGSYVNLGIGMPTLVGDALPDDKEIVLHSENGILGMGPTPTPEQFDPELINAGKAPVTLLTGGAIFHHTDSFMMMRGGHLDICVLGGFEVSEHGDLANWSTGDRSLAPAVGGAMDLAVGAKSVFVMMTHTTKDGRSKLVRECAYPLTATRCVNRIYTNLAVLAVGDDGLHLVETAPGISVEDVQAATEATLHV; encoded by the coding sequence ATGAGCAACGGATTCACCAAGGAGCAGATCGCCGCGCGGATCGGGCAGGACATCCCCGACGGGTCGTACGTGAACCTCGGAATCGGCATGCCCACTCTCGTCGGCGACGCCCTCCCGGACGACAAGGAGATCGTGCTGCACTCGGAGAACGGGATCCTCGGCATGGGGCCTACGCCGACCCCCGAGCAGTTCGACCCCGAGCTGATCAACGCCGGCAAGGCCCCAGTCACCCTGCTGACCGGCGGCGCGATCTTCCACCACACCGACTCGTTCATGATGATGCGCGGTGGACACCTGGACATCTGCGTGCTCGGCGGATTCGAGGTCTCCGAGCACGGCGACCTGGCCAACTGGTCGACCGGAGACCGGTCGCTGGCCCCTGCCGTCGGCGGCGCGATGGACCTCGCGGTCGGCGCCAAGAGCGTGTTCGTGATGATGACCCACACGACAAAGGACGGGCGATCGAAGCTCGTGCGCGAGTGCGCTTACCCCCTCACTGCCACCCGATGCGTGAACCGGATCTACACGAACCTCGCCGTCCTCGCCGTCGGGGACGACGGGCTGCACCTCGTAGAGACCGCCCCAGGCATATCCGTCGAGGACGTGCAGGCCGCCACCGAGGCCACGCTGCACGTCTAG